From the Anaeromyxobacter dehalogenans 2CP-1 genome, the window CGAGCGTGGGGGCGGTGTGGAACGGTGGGTCAGGGGAACGCGGCAGCTCCGCGGGTCGTGATCGTCTGGCAGACGAACGTCACTCCGACAGCCGTCGTGCAGAGATGCCACGGCGCCGCCTGATCGAACACCCACGACTCGCAGATCAAACATCGCGGATGCGTAGTGCTTTCGCGGAGAGACCGGTTCGCGCGTGTCGCTCCCCGTTGTAGGATGCACCGCGTGGGGGCTGAGTCCCGGGCGTACAGCTCGGGCGCCCGAGCTCCGTGAAAAGCGCCGTTGTCTTGCGAGGTTCGCGTGTCGGCCCCCGTCACCGTCTCGACCGTCGATTCCATCCTCGCCGTCCAGCTCACGGTCGCCTGGGCTGGCGAGTCGCGAGAGACGACGAAACGCCTCGGCTGGTGGCACACCGACCTCATCGACTCCACGGGAGGCGGCGACTTCCTGGCGCGCCTGCTCCCTCGAACGCACGCGTGGTCCTCCCTCGAGGCAGTGCGTGAAGCGGCCCGCCGCACCGACGAGGCGGCCCGGCGGGGGATGGCGGATCCGGATCAGGTTCGGACGCTCTACTTCCTCGGTTTCGACCTCGATGAGCGGCTCGCGGAACGGCTCGCGGAGCTGAAGCGCGGTGGCCAGCCGCCCGCATCGGCGCTCTCGTTCCTCGTCGCGCTCGACGCCCCGTTCTCGAGCGAGAAGCTCACGGAAGCGCTGGCATTCGGCGCTGGGCGTGCGCCGGCCTACGACGTTGTGCCCGGCGGTCGGCAACTCAAGGGCACGGTGCCGTCTGCCCCCGAGCTGCTCGTCCAGAACCTCGCCGCCGCGCTGCTCCCGCTGGCCGAGCGCTACCCGACGCCGTTCTACCGGGTGAGGCCGTGATCGAGCTCGGTGAGGTGCGGGAGCCCGTCGCCTCGAGCGCCACGGCTCCGTCCGAGGAGACAGAGGTACACACCCGCATCCTCCGACTCGCGCTCGGCATCGAAGAGGCCCGCGCGTACTGGGCGCACATGGATCCAGCCGTCCCGCCCGGCGCGCGTGCTCTCCAGGCATTCGATCAGCGCTGGTTCGGCGCGAAGACCCTCGAGCGCGTCAAGACGCTCCTGCCCTACCTCGCCGCGCGGTACGACGCGTTCCCGGAGGCACTCGACGTGCTCCGCCGTTGGCGGCACATGGACCCCGCCGCGCGCCAGGTGATCTGCCACTGGCACGTCCAGCTCAGCGACCCGATCTACCGGCGATTCACCGGCGAGTTCCTCGTCGAGCGGCGCACGCTGCTGGACCCGAAGGTGCATCGCCCCGGCGTGGCGCGCTGGGTGCGCCAGGCGTTCCCCGGCCGCTGGACCGAGTCCACGATCGTCCAGTTCGCGTCGAAGCTGCTCTCCGCGGCGTCCGAGGCCGGCCTCGTCTCGCCGAAGCGCGATCCCCGGTCGCTGCTCTTCCCCAAGGTGCCGGACGACGCGATCGTCTACCTCCTGCACCTGCTCCGCGGCATCCGCCACGAGGGCTCGCTCACGGAGAACCCGTACGTCGCGTCGGTCGGTCTCGCGGACGGGTTCCTCGACCAGCGCCTCAGGACGATCCCGGCGGTCACGCTCCGCCGCATGGGCGCCCTCGTCGAGCTCGACTGGGCGCACCCGACCCTTACCGCGTGGGCGGAGGCCTCGCTGTGACGGAGCCGCTCTTCCAGCAGTCGACGCTCGACGACGCGGTCCAGGCCCTTCGCCGCGACCTCCTCGCGGATGGCGGGCCGCGCATCAGCACGATGCGCAACTACCGGTTCGCCATCCTCCCGTACAAGCCCGCCGAGGAGTTCAAGCTCCGCAAGCTCATGCGCCGGCTCGCGGACGATCTGAAGGGCGAGGGGTGGGGCGTCCTCGCCATCTCCTTGCAGAAGCTGCTGCTCGACCGCATCCGCGCGACGGGAACCTCGAACGTCGAGGCGCTGATCGCGCGAGAGAAGTCGCTGCACGGGCGCGATCCGGAGCGGGCGCTCGAGCACCTCCGTCAGAAGATCGGGCCGCTCATCGAGGGCCCGGGCGGAATCGCCGCCGACGTCGCGCGGCTGATCGACGGGTTCGCCGCGGCGAACCCCGACGCGGACCGGACCCTCGTGCTCGTCGGCCGGAGCGGCGCGCTCTACCCCTTCTTCCGCACCTCGGCGCTGCTCAAGCACATTGACGGCAAGACCCGGAACATCCCGGTCGTCCTGCTTTACCCAGGCGAGCGGCGGGGCACGACGGAGCTCTCCTTCATGGGCGAGCTGAAGCCTGACCGCGATTACCGTCCCCGCATCTATCCGTAGCGAGAGGGATCGATGAAGATCCAGGACCTCTTCGTCGCCGACGTCACGCGGGACATCCCGCCGGTCGTCTACTTCCACGAGCAGAGCCCCGAGAAGCTCCAGGCCGAGGTCGCCGAGTACATCATCACGGGCGGCTACCGCGACGGGCATCCGCAGGCGCGCCGGCTCAAGGCGGGCATCCACGAGCAGTTCGTTCACCTGCTCCGGGCGATCGTGAGCGAGCAGGCGAAGCCGAACGGCCCCGAGCTGCCGGCTTCCTGGATCTCGGGGTTCTACGGCTCCGGCAAGTCGAGCTTCGCGAAGTTGCTCGGGCTGGCTCTCAACGACGCGAGGCTGCCGGGCGGGAAGCCACTCGTGGACGCGCTGATCGCGCGCGACGAGTCGCCGCTCCGGCAGGAGTTCGTTGAGGCGTGGAAGGCGCTGCGAGCGGCGCTCGACCCGATCGCGGTCGTGTTCGACATCGGCGGGGTCGCCCGCGACGACGAGCACATCCACGTCGCGGCGCTCCGGCAGATCCAGGTGCGGCTCGGCTACTGCTCGAAGAGCCACCTCGTCGCGGCGCACGAGCTGATGCTCGAACGGGACGGTGAGTGGGACGTCTTCCTCGCCGCGGCGGAGAAGACACTCGGGAGGCCATGGTCTAAGGCCAAGGAGGACCAGCAAGCGGACGACCACTTCTCGCACGTGCTCTCGGTGCTGCACCCCGAGCGCTACCGCGACCCGATGACCTGGATCGACTCGCGC encodes:
- the brxE gene encoding BREX-6 system BrxE protein, producing the protein MSAPVTVSTVDSILAVQLTVAWAGESRETTKRLGWWHTDLIDSTGGGDFLARLLPRTHAWSSLEAVREAARRTDEAARRGMADPDQVRTLYFLGFDLDERLAERLAELKRGGQPPASALSFLVALDAPFSSEKLTEALAFGAGRAPAYDVVPGGRQLKGTVPSAPELLVQNLAAALLPLAERYPTPFYRVRP
- a CDS encoding DUF1819 family protein, producing MIELGEVREPVASSATAPSEETEVHTRILRLALGIEEARAYWAHMDPAVPPGARALQAFDQRWFGAKTLERVKTLLPYLAARYDAFPEALDVLRRWRHMDPAARQVICHWHVQLSDPIYRRFTGEFLVERRTLLDPKVHRPGVARWVRQAFPGRWTESTIVQFASKLLSAASEAGLVSPKRDPRSLLFPKVPDDAIVYLLHLLRGIRHEGSLTENPYVASVGLADGFLDQRLRTIPAVTLRRMGALVELDWAHPTLTAWAEASL
- a CDS encoding BREX protein BrxB domain-containing protein is translated as MTEPLFQQSTLDDAVQALRRDLLADGGPRISTMRNYRFAILPYKPAEEFKLRKLMRRLADDLKGEGWGVLAISLQKLLLDRIRATGTSNVEALIAREKSLHGRDPERALEHLRQKIGPLIEGPGGIAADVARLIDGFAAANPDADRTLVLVGRSGALYPFFRTSALLKHIDGKTRNIPVVLLYPGERRGTTELSFMGELKPDRDYRPRIYP